In one Apostichopus japonicus isolate 1M-3 chromosome 18, ASM3797524v1, whole genome shotgun sequence genomic region, the following are encoded:
- the LOC139958839 gene encoding acetylcholinesterase-like, which translates to MAYRLLLAICCLTLQCVSTIAQAPSNVHVTTNNGVVFGEKINFIREKDPIVNATFDRFKGIPFAEPPLGQRRFRKPEPVSDWPDAWNATFYRKQCWQLLLETFTGPQDEDCLYLNIWSPDVNGAKKPVMVWIHGGGFVLGTANTGPYDGTVLTSLYDIVYVSINYRLNGFGFVSTGDEELPGNYGLWDQVLALKWIKENIGAFGGDAGNITIFGQSAGGASCGHHLVHPGSWNYFDRAIMLSGNTMSPWGQETEINNARSDAFLLGRAAGCGLLSSSRDLADCLRGIDAYRLTVAINAVLLQTTNNIPLGPVVDGDFFLSKSRSLLNMGQFKRCNVILGSTADDGTIVTARAYPSELLADVPVSDYETFTEKLAQFTYTYSNDVIVRAIQQQYVDWEERDDDSTNYFYDFVNVATDEAFLCPAEYMGRAYSKAGLSVYRALFNHKPEQSTWPDRLVKWRGVAHSEDNPFTFGRGFNPDRGHTFSSDEATLSLAMMEYYTNFAKTGNPNQNSDGDVVESEWEPFTLTEPYMKELKPKLGNLIGFRASYCAMHNNLIPDLITNTGDIDKVQSLWQTEFNDWKDIDMPAWKMTNTRSTSCTHN; encoded by the exons ATGGCGTATCGACTGCTACTGGCAATTTGCTGTTTAACCTTGCAATGTGTATCAACAATTGCGCAAGCACCTAGCAATGTCCACGTGACCACAAACAACGGAGTTGTCTTTGGTgaaaaaatcaattttattcGTGAGAAAGATCCAATTGTGAATGCCACTTTCGATCGCTTTAAAGGCATCCCCTTCGCTGAGCCTCCTCTAGGACAGAGAAGATTTCGTAAACCAGAACCCGTTTCTGATTGGCCGGATGCATGGAACGCTACTTTCTATCGGAAGCAATGCTGGCAACTCTTGCTAGAGACTTTTACTGGACCACAAGATGAAGATTGCTTATACCTGAATATTTGGTCACCTGACGTCAAC GGTGCAAAGAAGCCTGTTATGGTGTGGATACACGGTGGTGGGTTTGTGCTGGGCACGGCTAACACTGGACCATATGACGGAACTGTGCTGACCTCACTTTATGATATTGTTTATGTTAGCATCAATTACAGGTTGAACGGTTTTGGGTTTGTGTCCACAG GTGATGAAGAGTTGCCAGGTAACTATGGCCTCTGGGATCAAGTTTTGGCCTTAAAGTGgatcaaagaaaatattggaG CGTTCGGTGGCGATGCAGGTAACATAACCATCTTCGGTCAGAGTGCTGGTGGTGCCAGTTGTGGGCATCATCTAGTCCATCCTGGCAGTTGGAATTATTTCGATCGTGCTATAATGTTG AGTGGTAATACGATGTCACCATGGGGTCAAGAGACTGAGATAAATAACGCACGAAGTGATGCCTTCCTGTTAGGCAGGGCTGCTGGATGTGGTCTGCTATCTTCAAGTCGAGATCTTGCAGATTGTTTAAGAGGTATCGATGCTTATCGTTTGACGGTGGCAATCAATGCT GTTCTGTTACAAACAACAAATAATATTCCACTAGGTCCTGTGGTGGATGGAGATTTCTTCCTCAGTAAATCAAGGTCTCTCTTGAATATGGGACAGTTCAAACGATGCAACGTTATCTTGGGTTCTACAGCTGACGACGGAACCATCGTTACAGCTCGTGCTTATCCATCGGAACTACTTGCTGATGTCCCAGTTTCAGATTACGAAACATTTACCGAAAAGTTGGCTCAGTTCACTTACACATACTCGAATGACGTAATCGTAAGAGCAATACAACAGCAGTATGTAGATTGGGAAGAACGCGACGACGACAGTACTAATTACTTTTACGATTTTGTAAATGTAGCCACAGATGAAGCCTTCCTTTGTCCAGCAGAGTACATGGGCCGGGCCTATTCCAAAGCTGGCCTGTCAGTCTACAGGGCACTATTCAACCATAAACCAGAACAATCAACTTGGCCAGATAGACTTGTAAAATGGAGGGGCGTCGCCCATAGCGAGGATAATCCCTTTACTTTTGGTAGAGGATTCAATCCCGACCGTGGTCACACGTTTTCGTCCGATGAGGCTACGCTTAGCCTGGCTATGATGGAGTATTACACGAATTTTGCCAAAACTGG GAATCCAAACCAGAATTCTGACGGTGATGTGGTTGAGAGCGAATGGGAACCCTTCACACTCACAGAGCCGTACATGAAAGAGCTGAAACCAAAACTAGGCAACCTGATTGGATTCAGAGCATCGTACTGTGCAATGCATAATAACTTAATACCTGATCTCATTACGAATACCG GTGATATTGACAAAGTTCAGAGTCTATGGCAGACCGAGTTCAACGATTGGAAGGATATTGATATGCCAGCATGGAAGATGACGAACACTCGCAGTACTTCATGTACACACAATTAA